The genomic stretch GGATGTGTACTGGTCTAAGAAGATTGGTATTTGTGTTACATGACAATAGGAACCTGGAGGTAAAACTCTGTCTGTTTATTCAAGTAACCATGAAGTGACAGAAGGCTatattgcatttgcatttcttgGCACAATTTGGCTTGATAGTTGAGTTGAGTTTCCCCATTCTAGCTGTTTTAACACTAATACTTTGTGGTTTGTGCCAAGTTGTTGTTTTGCAAGTGCATATATTTATGTATCTTCAAATGACAATACTTTGTTCTGCAAGTCCCAAAGTAGCACCCTTTCCTTGGTAGTAAGTGTTATCCTTTAAAATGCTTTCAGTCTGTTGACACATGTGGCAGTCACTGAAGTTGACTGATAGCAGACAAATCTAGATAACACATTTGGGGGCTTTCATCTGAATATGATGTAGTTTAGCTTAGAATGTTTGAGCTATGAACATTAACCCTCTTTCTGGATGGGGAGAAGTATAGCAGGAATTTTGTGCTAAATACTGGGGACTTCCATCCCAATCCATAGGATCCAAAAAGGTCTTCAAGTTTCCATCGATAGCCTAAGATCAATTATATTCATTTTGTTTATGGGCTATTTATCGTACGACATCTTAGGACTTGTGCAGTTTAACAAATATTGTTTCTGCTGTACAATTCCCTGCACATAACAACCATATTGCTTCAGTAGTTCAGTCACTTGATTTCTAACAAATTAGCAATAACATTCTTTCAAGAAAACTCTGTTGATGACGTATGTTCAGGCATGGCCAAGCTATTTCTGTCTTCTTGATGTCATCTGACAATGGTGCTCCTCGTTCATAGGCGCAGTCTACATGTCCATCAGGCTGCATTTGTGATCAACCAACAAGCTGGAAGACCGAGGGACTTGTGCTGAATCACCTTGAACATGTAACCATTTTTGGCCTGCAAGGAGCTGAGCGTGAAGTTACTTTTGTGAAACAACTGTTCAGTTGGGCGATGGTGCTGAAAAACATTAGAATAACATTCGACTACCAGGTCACTGAAAGCAAGGCCAGAGACTTCTGCCAGGCATTAGCGGGCTTCTCAAGGCCAGAAACGTCTGTGGAATTTCACTTGTTCCGTGATGCGGACAAGAGGTCGGTGTATTTGCTTGCACCAGAAGGCCAAGGCACCGATTTGTGACTGTGGAGCACTGATCGTTCTCTGTTATTGCTTCACTGCTTGTATATCTTTTAGTTTTCCTCTGTATGCCGTAGTCTGCTGCATGTTACTGTTAAAGTTACAAACCATGGAGCGCTGATCGTTCCCTGTTGTTGCCTCACTTCACTTGTGTCTTTTGTTTTTCCTCTGTATGCCGTAGTATGCTGCATGTTAATGTTTTTCCTTATAAGATGATGTAGATCCAGCAGTGGATGATCTCTGTGGATATGGTGATCTGTTGATGTTGAAATGTCACGATATATTCTTATAAGATGTTGCCAGATCAGTAATGTGTAGGGAGATTTCAGGCAATCAAATTGGGAGCTTGTTGGGACATCCAAACGACTACGTCGGCCGCCCGTGTTTAAAAAGAAACCGAATTGCAGTTCTATTTGAGTACTCCATGTAGAAATCTGAGAGCAATTTCGGTGTTTAAAAAGAGACCGTTTTGAGCACAATTGATGCACTTCATAATATCATCCATTCTTTAATTCTTATGCCTACTCTTTTGTTATTGAATTTTTGGCTGAGGGGAAAATATTGCAAAGCTCACTCTTTTGTATTTTGTTATTGTATTGCCCCCatcgcaaaaaagaaaaacatatatATGATATTTGGAAAGCATGCAAAAATAGAGGGAGGGACATACAAGCATGTAAAATTTCAAAACCGAACTTAGTTTGTAGGAGTAAAATATGAAAATTGGTTAATTGTGAAGGAAAAAAGAGAACTTAGTGTGTTTTTCTCTTCCAAAATCGGGCGTCGGGGGGAAATTCCGtcggtggcgacggcgaggaagaggccGGGGAAGGAGGGGCCTTTGAGCTGCCCTGCCTCGGGAACGCCACCACGGTCTCCCTCGACCTAGGGTTCCTCGGCCTCGCCGTGCCGCCCGCCGGCGTCTTCGCTCAGCTCACGGAGCTTTCACTGAACCGCGTCCGGTTCCACGGCCCTCTCGAGCTCGGTGACGCCGTCTCCTCGCTGCGGTGCCCATGCTTGCAGAAGCTCAGCGTCGGTGAAGCCCGTGGGCTGGCCAATCTCCCCATCCACTCGGAGCCTCTCCTTCAATTGAGTCTGCTGGCTCTGGTTGGACTGCAACAGCTCACCTTAGTGGCAAAGGCGCTCAAAAAGTTGGCATGGGGTTCCAGCATTACTCGCGGTCGACCTGTCGTCAATATTTCAACCACTCAGCTGGTTTCGCTCGTGTGGTTCGATTCGTACGATCCAACCTCCATCCAGCCTTGCGGCCTGGCACAACTAAAGAAGCTGAGCTGTGCTTTCTGTGTATATGATTCACATGACTCTTGGCGCATTCGTGGTTTTCAGCAGCTCTTGAAAGGGTTTCAGGTCATCCAGAGTCTTCAAATCACTCTTCTATCCCAAGGTGAGTTCAGATCCTTTCTGATGTGGTGCCATGCCACAATCAAAGTAATAACTTGGCAACTTGCTAGCAATATACTATTGTGAGTTGTGACAAAGCTAACTTGGTGTTCAAGAGCCTATTTCTATTCATCACAAACAGATAAAGTGTTTACCAATATAGTATTATGCGTAATTTATGATGGGCGTGAATTATTCGACGACTACATTGGCAGCCCAGCTGACAGTCTTAATTCAGACAAAATAACTTCACTTTAAGCCTTTAACAAAGATGCGAATGTCCAACTTGAGTAAGGAAAATGGTATTCGGCAATCAGCCTAATGCAACCTGTGGGGTTAGACAGATTGTCCTGATAATGGTGAAATTTGAGAATATCCATGTAGAATTTAAGCTTGCTTTAATTTGCTTTTGCTCGTGTCAGGAAGGTGAATGAAATCTTGAATTCTTTATACGTAAACTGAAATACACACACTTGGTGCGGTGGTATCTTAGACTTATTTACGGGGATATGAATTCATTGTGGTGGTGCAAATAGGGACATTAGTGTTGAGAACTTGAGCCATGTTCTTGATTCTAATGGCGTTGCATTTGGTAAAGAATTCACCCTACAGCATGGTTATACTTTGTAGAGAGTATACTTAATCTACGTTCGTGGCTTTGTGCATAAGAATGTTAAGCGAACTTGTTATGTAGCAAATCATTTCTTGTGGTAATCTATTAGAAAATGAATGTCTTCGTTTTGATTCTGATCTATACATGTGATTTATTTTCTGGTGACTTATGAAGAAGCAGAACATTGGTGATTTTCAATACGCGATGGAAGAATTTATAAAGCTCCCCTGTCTTACGTCCTTGGTTATCTTTCTTCGTCACACTGGACACACTTTTGGGGCCAGCAGCTTGTTTCATGTTCTCAGGATGTGTAGAGATATAAGAAAATTGGTGCTGTTGCTACTTGGCCTGGAGGTAAATCAACGTTTGCATATCAAAATACTGACAGAAAGTGACATTTTGCTTGCATGTTTTTGGTGTGCATTATTTAGCCTGATCATTGATATTGTCGTCTTTGATGTTGGTTTGACACAGATGCTTTGCTCCAAACTTTTTCGTTGGAGATAAATGTTTACGTATCTCCTAACAACAATACATTATTTTTTGAGAGTTGGACACTTTTCTTGATAATAAGTGTCATCTTTTAAATACCTTCAGTAGGttgggaataagtggggagctGATTGATTTGCTGCATAAGGAGATAGTAAAATGTTTGGGCCATGTGTTGGTCTATTGGGTGTAATCTTGTAGGCATGGAGTCCGGCCAGTTGACAACACAGACATGGGAGAGCGTGCTTTAAGCACTAAGAAGTTTCCTTTGATGACCTATGTCAATTACAGAAATTTAGTTTATGGGCTACTAGTTGCACAATACCTTAGGGGTTGTGCAATATTTAAAAATTCTTGGTGCTGACTGTTCTTGTTGCACACAACAACCATGTCGTGGCAATTAATTGGCTTTCAGCAGATTAATAGTGATAATTTGTTAGAAAAATCTGCTGGTGTATATATCCTGGTGTTTGTACTTTTAGGCTTACTAATTTTCTTTACTTCATGATGTCATTTGGCAATACCTGACGTTGATAACCGCCTCTTTCTAGGAACCATGTGTGTGCCCATCTGACTGTGTTTGTGATCATTCAACGGACTGGAAGACTATGGAACTCACTTTGGGCTGCCTCCAAGAAGTAGCCATTGACATGGAAGGGACTGATCATCAAGTTGCTTTTGTGAAACGACTATTCACTTGGGCGGTGGTGCTGAAAAGGCTGGATATAACTTTCAATCCTTCAATCAGTGAATGCAAGGTCAGAGAGTTGCATCAAACTTTATCAAGCTTTTCTGGGCCAGAAACACGAGTGGAGTTTTACATGTATGAAAGTAGTGACAGCATGAAGTTCTACAGGAAACGATACTGGCTTGCACCGTAAGACCGAGGCACCAGGTTGCGCCTCTAGCATTTGGTTTACATTTTGGTTGCAACCGTGCTGCTGTCTGAACGTTGGGATGCTAGGGTTATAATGCCACCATCCCATGGGTGCATGTTGTGGGCGCTATGAATTTTCATATGTATGGTGGTCTCTATGTTCTATGTCGTGTTTGCATATGGAGCTTTAGTCGCTCTTGTAGTTTGAAGCCCAAGCTGTGCTGTTTCATGCACGGTTGCAATAATGCTTCCTATCACCAGCATTTTATGCTGTAAACATGTGATTCCATTGCAAAAACGATATCTGCAGTACATGGGGTACAGTTAGCTTTGATATTTCGCCAAGTGTGTCCTTATTCGGTCAAGCTAGAGTTTTGAGCTACCGTTTCCACAGCCCAGAGCGCGGCAGTACTGTTGATGCCTGAGCATGGGTATGAGCTTGCCTTCGTGGTGGAGCGACATGATTCCTTCGATGCCGCCAACAACGAGCATGCCGCCGATGAAGATGACGGGGAAGGACGGGCCGCCGTCGTCCCTGCCGAGCATCTTACTCAGGGTGCGTTCCATCTCCTTGCCCATGGGGTCCCTGCCTAGCTCGTGCACCAGCGCCTTCACGCCATAGCACGCCATCAGGTCCACCATGCAGCTGAAACTGGGGCAGCAAGTACTCGGCGTGAACACCACCACCGCACGCTTTGACGCCAGCATCATCACCCTAGAATCATATGCAGATCGAGAGTAAGTTCTCTACATTACGATCGTACTGCCCATGTTAATGGACCGAAAAATAGGGTAATTTTTCTCTGGAAGAAATAAAACATGAGTTCTTTTGTGATATGTAGTATGTTGCACAAAAAATCTATTTTCTACTAGAATGGCACTTAATTTCAGGTCTATATGTCGAATAAAAAGCTCACAGCACACTCAGGTGCATCAGCTATGAATTAACACATTTTATTTCTAAAAAAGTATTTCACAAAACACACCTGTAACAGGGGTATGGGGCTTTTAAAAACCATCTCAGGGATAGAATGGAGGTTATCAGAAAAGGTTTGTGGTGATGATCATAAAAATTCACAATTACCACAGGGGATATGCATGGGGCTTTAGAAAACTTAGGGGCCGGTATGGAATAATTGAAGGTATCATAAAATGGGAAGTGGCACAAAATTTTGCCAAAAATCAGGGCAAGGAGAGCGAAGAGTACATACCTGGTATATGCATCATATTTATCCATACATTCTCCTGGCATGTTTCCTAGATCTCCTGCAGGTTGATCACTTGACAAGTCATCTTCCCATGGCATTTTTCCTAGAACAACTGCAGATTGATCACTTGACAAGTCATCTCCCCATGGCATTTTTCCTAGAACTCTTGGTTGATCATTTGACAAGTCCTTCCTGCGTTCCTCATGTTGTATCTTCACCGCATCAGGTTGCTCATTTGAAAGCTCCATCTCTTGGACCCAGTTCTTCTTCTCTAAAGGATCATATTCTCCATCAAACCTTTTCACCTTGAAGCTTGGAAGACACGGATGTTTGCTAATGGCATCCTGGAATGCGGACTCCGCAGCTCTCCTGTCAGATTCCTCAGCACCAAAGGCTGCCCCAACACACGCAGAAATCTCCTGGAGGTTTAGCAGGTGCTGAATGCCAGCAAGCATATGGCCGTACTCCCCCCCTCTGTGGGCGTTGAAACCTATATTGAGCTTCCAGAGATTGGGCATTGCTTCTTTGTCAAAGGTCAGTAACATTACACCACCACACATGTATCTGAAATAGTTGAGAGCTGGGAACGCCCCTCTTTTCAAGTGTATGGCTCTTGCAGTCGTTGGTGTTCCAACATATAGGGAGAGAACTTTGAGAGCCCATAACTCTGCAAGGACATCGACGCCGTACATCTGCAGTTCTCCAACCGCAACATCCAAATGGAAGAGGAAGCGAAAATGTCCAATCCACCGGGGTGACCTTGGAATCATGAGTGCATATGATTCCCATCTTGACTCATCGAAAGAAAGAGACTGAGCTGAAGGCAAGCAACTCGGAGTGAGATGTTTGTGATGGTAGCAGTATCTCTTTCTTCCTGTGCGGATATGGAGGTGCCGCAATCTCGGAAGGTTGACAATATCCGATGGAACAGCTGCTACTCTTGCGTGTATTTCCAGGGTTTCCAAGTGTTTCAGACATCTGATCTGGTCTGGCAGTTCTACAGTGACGTTGCATCTGACCTGCAAGTATCTCAACATCAGCAGTCCATGGATTCCCGTGAGGGAGAAACTTGTATCTCCACTATCAACCACGACATGTAGGATTATAACACGAACAAGCTTAAAATCCTCAAGTGAAGGCATACAGTTCAATAGCCCCATAAAACTGAGTGATCGAACTTGCAGTGGCCTGATGCTTTCCGGTATAGTTGCATATGTTGCACTGCCGAAGTGGAGTGACAGTCGACGGACCTTTTCAGTGAGTGCTATTGTCGACTGAGAATAATCAATGATAGTGATGAAATTATCTTCTATGGACTTGCATGTTATAAACTCAAATACCGTAGGGTGCACTACATAGGGCAACCCCTTCTTGTCACAGCTGATCATATCGATGCGTTGGATCAGGCCTAAACTGACGAGCTGATCGAAATATCTGCTGGCAACTTGTGGAATGTCCTTCTGTTCCATTGCACAGACAAAACCTTCAGCTATCCATTGCTTCACCAAATCTTCCTTCAGAATAAGGTAGTTCTCAGGATATACACTAAGATACAGCAGACATGTCTTCAAACAACGAGGAAGACTACTGTAGCAGAGATTCAGTACTTGCTTCAGAATTTCCACAGAAGTTGGTTTTGTTCTCAGATTTTGACGTAGAAATTTCTGTATGCATTCCCAGTGATGTACAGTTTCTTGTTGGCTTGCTACAAGAGCAGCTATGCAGGTAATGGCTAGGGGTAAACCCCCGCATTTTCCTGTGATCTCATCTGAAACATCATGAAATTTTTGTGGACATTCTTTTCCTGAACCAAAAACTGTTCTGGTAAATAACCCTATAGAGTGATCGTGACTGAGCGATTTCATCTTGAAAATATGCTCAGGGTTGTAGCTGCAACATGCCAGGGCTACAtccttgattgttgttgttgttactaTTCTGCTACAACAATTACTCTCTGGAAAAGCACGGCTAACTGTATCCCATACTGATACAGCCCATAAGTCATCAAGTATAATGAAGTACCTGACAAATATCTTCTTACACTTTAACATGTTTATGCAAGATTCATGCTAAACAGAAATAGAATAAAATTCGATACTGACAGACTTTGTAATTTGTATAATAATAAATACAAGGCTTCTAGTATTATGGAAAATGTGAAGTGCCATAAAACAAATAAGTGATTAAAAAGAGTATTATGTATTTGGAAGCGGATATAGTATTATTCTTGAAGAGAATTGTATTGAATTATTTGCAACAAGAACCAGGGTGACTTATTAGAAGAAATCAATGGGGGTGTGTTTTTATCGTCAATAAAAATCTTTTGAAAGCCACACGATAGAAGTAAGAAAATGTCTAAAATATTTTCAGCTCATTAATATTATAAACTTGTTTTATATACGAAGGGACTTTTACAACATAATAATTAAGGTGATAGGGCCAAGAGGATTGAAACCTCTTATCTTGGAGATGCTTGGTGATATTGCGGATGAGGTTTGGCACTTGGCAAGCTTCCGGCGGTTGTTGGTTTGGGCGGACTTGTAAGAGTATGCTTCTGAGAATCCTCCTCATGTTAGGCTTTTTCGACGCTTGCATTGAAACTCTTCCCCCAAAATACGCCATAGTTCTTGGGCAAGCGTGCTCTTGCCGACTCCTTCAACACCAAGGATGGATACAACCTTGAGCTGCCGCTCTTCTACATCACCGCCCTCGGGCTTCAGGCACCTGACAAGCTCAGTTTTCGGACCTTCCATGCCGATAGGGTCCACAGGGGTATTAAGATCCTGAGAGCGAGAGGCCCTTTGAATTTGAAGACGGTTGCTTGCTACACTGGTGTTTGAACCGTGCCGGTGCCTAGGAGGGACAGATAGAGATGGTGGCTGCCGTcgtgggcgcggccggcgctgaGTGCCGCGACGACGAGCGTGGCGGAGCGGGCGATCAAGATCGTGGAGAAGAGATTCGATCTGAGGAGCGGCTTCCGTAGCGACATCGACTCCCTCAAGAGGGAGATGCTCATGATCGCCGGAGCCGAGGAGGATCGTCTGTCGGGGAAGGGCGATCAGACTCCGATGAGCGCCGTGAAGCGCATCTCCATGGAGGAGATGCGCGACCTGGCCGGTGCGGGACGTCGAGGACTGCCTCGACCGGATCCTGCGCTACTACACGCTGAAGCCGAGTGGggagagtcgtcgtcgtcgtggctCCTCTATCGGCTCGGcagggcggccggcgccggcggaccgCCGCCGTTCGCGGCCGAGGTCAAGCAGCTCAAGGAGCGTCTGAGGGCCGCGCATGCACCAGCGGAAAGCCGACTACGCGTCGAGGCCGCGTGACGACGACGTCCCCAGCGGAATCGGACGCGGCGGACACGATTGTTAGGGCCGTCGTCGGACGACCAGTGGGCAACGACAGGCCCAACACGGAGCTTCTCGAGCTGCTAGGCGGAGACGTCGAGGGCGAGCCGCCGGAGAACCTCAAGGTGATCGCCATCGCCGGCATTAGTGGCCATATGTCGTCCATCAGCTCCAGGATGCTATCACAAACTACCTGAATACTACTAAGAGGTGACCATTAGTCATTTTTTCCATTTCTCAGAACAATCATCATCTTTAACTTCCTGTTGTCTGAATGTTGTATTAGTTATCAAGGTCTTGCTCCAGCAGCAGgggccattttttttttctagaataatacgcaggagagctgcatatcttttcattaagaagaagaaaattttgTTACGACGCGGGCCAACtgggcgcacgcacacgggttTGTAGCCTTTCGGTGTTACATGGATGCACAAATACATCCGTTATAGAAATTAGCGGCAGCAGAATGtaggagagctgtgtatcttttcattaagaagaagaaagtttTGTTAAGACGCGGGCCaaccgggcgcacgcacacgggttATTAGTAGTCTTTTGGTGTTACATGGATGCACAAATAGAACCGTTATAGAAATTAGCGACAGCAGAATGCTTGCTCAAAAGTTACTCGATAACACCGGCCGGCCAACTGAATGTTCCTAGGTCTTACTCCAGCAGCCAGGGCCATATATGGTATTTATTCCAGTTCATGCCAGTTGCATAGTATTTTATATGATACTGTACATAGAAGAGAGGAAGATG from Setaria italica strain Yugu1 chromosome II, Setaria_italica_v2.0, whole genome shotgun sequence encodes the following:
- the LOC101783449 gene encoding uncharacterized protein LOC101783449, which translates into the protein MISVDMCVFLFQNRASGGNSVGGDGEEEAGEGGAFELPCLGNATTVSLDLGFLGLAVPPAGVFAQLTELSLNRVRFHGPLELGDAVSSLRCPCLQKLSVGEARGLANLPIHSEPLLQLSLLALVGLQQLTLVAKALKKLAWGSSITRGRPVVNISTTQLVSLVWFDSYDPTSIQPCGLAQLKKLSCAFCVYDSHDSWRIRGFQQLLKGFQEPCVCPSDCVCDHSTDWKTMELTLGCLQEVAIDMEGTDHQVAFVKRLFTWAVVLKRLDITFNPSISECKVRELHQTLSSFSGPETRVEFYMYESSDSMKFYRKRYWLAP